In a genomic window of Dyadobacter fermentans DSM 18053:
- a CDS encoding LytR/AlgR family response regulator transcription factor produces MTINCLIVDDELLARRLLTDYVGKMPELNLVGTCASAMEAQGYLQKQRIDLLLLDIQMPDVTGISLLRSLPNKPVTILTTAYAEYALQGYELFVLDYLLKPISFERFFQAASRAVEYIGLLGKKALPRYEEARPPHDVPHDYIFVKSDYKIHKIAHRDMDVIEAYGEYILIYSGGQKIMTLGQMGKLEQMLPKPGFVRVHRSFIVNFSKIDAIQGGTIHVGGREVPLSKGYRDAFMQLVQQSRLS; encoded by the coding sequence ATGACCATCAACTGTCTTATCGTGGATGACGAGCTGCTAGCCAGGCGGCTGCTGACCGATTATGTGGGGAAAATGCCGGAGTTAAATTTGGTCGGTACGTGCGCATCTGCTATGGAGGCGCAGGGTTATTTGCAAAAACAGCGGATCGATCTGCTGTTGCTGGACATTCAGATGCCCGATGTGACCGGCATTTCGCTGCTACGGTCGTTGCCGAACAAGCCGGTGACGATTCTGACGACAGCCTACGCCGAATATGCCTTGCAGGGCTACGAACTGTTCGTGCTCGATTACCTGCTGAAACCGATTTCGTTCGAACGGTTTTTTCAGGCCGCCAGCCGTGCGGTGGAATATATCGGATTGCTGGGCAAAAAGGCATTGCCCCGGTACGAGGAAGCGCGGCCGCCGCACGATGTTCCCCACGATTACATTTTTGTCAAATCCGATTATAAAATCCACAAAATTGCCCACCGCGACATGGATGTGATCGAGGCTTACGGTGAATATATCCTTATTTACAGCGGAGGGCAGAAAATCATGACTTTGGGGCAAATGGGTAAACTGGAACAAATGCTGCCCAAGCCCGGCTTCGTGCGCGTTCACCGGTCGTTCATCGTGAATTTCTCTAAAATCGACGCCATTCAGGGCGGAACCATTCATGTAGGCGGCAGGGAAGTTCCGCTGAGTAAAGGTTACCGCGATGCATTTATGCAGCTGGTGCAGCAAAGCCGGCTGTCCTAA
- a CDS encoding NAD(P)-dependent alcohol dehydrogenase produces the protein MVETTEIKAFGTEAADAPLDQLNIARRKPTAHDVEIDILYCGVCHSDLHTARNEWHGTVFPCVPGHEIVGKVVSVGAHVQKFKVGDTVGIGCIVDSCRECQYCQEGLEQYCEPGMTGTYDSPDKYLGTQTYGGYSERIVVDENYVLRIPDNLDLAATAPLLCAGITTYSPLRHWNVGPGKKVGIVGIGGLGHMGIKIAKAMGAHVVAFTTSESKFAEAQRLGADEVVLSKDADQMAAYRGKLHFILDAVSAEHDINAYLRLLRVDGSLALVGAPEHPLPVAAFSVIMGRKSFAGSMIGGIAETQEMLDFCGQHNIVADIEMIDIRQINEAYERLLKGDVKYRFVIDLASLKGSH, from the coding sequence ATGGTAGAAACAACAGAAATCAAAGCATTTGGAACCGAGGCGGCGGATGCTCCGCTGGACCAGCTCAATATCGCCCGCAGAAAACCGACCGCGCACGACGTGGAGATCGATATCCTGTATTGCGGCGTTTGCCATTCCGACCTGCATACGGCGCGGAACGAGTGGCATGGCACTGTTTTCCCGTGCGTTCCCGGCCACGAAATCGTAGGCAAGGTGGTGAGCGTAGGTGCCCACGTGCAGAAATTCAAGGTCGGCGATACCGTCGGTATCGGCTGCATCGTAGACTCTTGCCGCGAATGCCAGTATTGCCAGGAAGGATTGGAGCAATACTGCGAGCCCGGGATGACCGGCACCTACGACTCGCCGGACAAATACCTGGGCACGCAAACCTACGGTGGCTATTCGGAGCGCATTGTGGTGGATGAAAACTACGTCCTGCGCATTCCCGACAACCTCGATCTCGCGGCCACCGCGCCGCTGCTTTGCGCAGGCATTACCACCTACTCTCCGCTCCGGCACTGGAATGTAGGCCCTGGCAAAAAAGTAGGTATAGTCGGCATCGGCGGCCTGGGCCACATGGGCATCAAAATTGCCAAAGCCATGGGTGCACACGTGGTGGCATTTACTACTTCCGAATCCAAATTCGCCGAAGCCCAGCGCCTCGGTGCAGATGAAGTAGTGCTTTCCAAAGACGCCGATCAAATGGCCGCCTACCGCGGCAAGCTGCACTTTATACTCGACGCCGTATCAGCCGAACACGACATCAATGCATACCTCCGCCTTCTGCGCGTGGATGGCTCGCTGGCCCTCGTGGGAGCGCCCGAGCACCCGCTGCCCGTGGCGGCATTCAGCGTGATCATGGGACGCAAAAGCTTTGCCGGCTCCATGATCGGCGGAATCGCCGAAACGCAGGAAATGCTGGACTTCTGCGGCCAGCATAACATTGTCGCAGACATTGAAATGATCGATATCCGGCAGATCAATGAAGCCTATGAGCGATTACTGAAAGGGGATGTCAAATACCGTTTTGTGATTGACCTTGCTTCGTTGAAAGGCTCTCATTGA
- a CDS encoding DapH/DapD/GlmU-related protein — MQNNQDIFDRMRAGETIRKEDAGYDDFGNAVARTIRLCTQMNANATGTDQVRERLSEIIGSEIDTSTTIFPPFYINLGHFTKLGKNVFINHACSFLDIGGITIEDDVLIGPRVNITSESHPLDPADRFALVLKPVHIKRNAWIGAGATILPGVTVGENAVVAAGAVVSRDVAPNTVVAGVPAKVVKEKLI, encoded by the coding sequence ATGCAAAACAACCAAGACATCTTCGACCGCATGCGCGCCGGAGAAACAATCAGAAAGGAGGATGCCGGATATGACGACTTCGGCAACGCCGTGGCTCGTACGATCCGGCTATGCACACAAATGAATGCAAATGCGACCGGCACCGATCAAGTACGCGAACGCCTCAGCGAGATCATCGGCAGCGAGATCGACACATCGACCACCATATTTCCCCCATTTTACATCAATCTGGGCCATTTTACGAAGCTGGGCAAAAATGTTTTCATCAACCACGCCTGCTCGTTTCTGGATATTGGCGGCATTACCATCGAAGACGATGTGCTGATCGGCCCGCGGGTGAATATCACTTCCGAGAGTCACCCGCTCGACCCGGCCGACCGTTTTGCATTGGTCCTGAAACCTGTGCATATCAAACGGAATGCATGGATCGGCGCCGGGGCGACCATTTTGCCGGGTGTTACGGTAGGCGAAAATGCCGTCGTCGCAGCCGGTGCCGTAGTGAGTCGCGATGTTGCGCCCAACACGGTCGTTGCAGGCGTACCTGCGAAAGTTGTAAAGGAAAAATTGATTTGA
- a CDS encoding cupin domain-containing protein, producing MTKITHLHSRAFRAMLVALLATAAVPSTAQQARDASKGIFPKGEQGPAQNFTGKAWNYGLVPADSTFTTLVGNVYFEPGARTNWHTHPAGQILIITDGGGYHQIEGGPKESLKKGDVVKCAPGVLHWHGASPGASMQQLYIVPNTEKGIVQWKQPVTDKEYNNQP from the coding sequence ATGACAAAAATAACTCATCTCCATTCCAGGGCATTCAGGGCAATGCTGGTGGCCTTACTGGCAACAGCGGCAGTCCCGAGCACCGCACAACAGGCGCGCGACGCGAGCAAGGGCATCTTCCCCAAAGGCGAGCAAGGTCCGGCGCAAAACTTCACAGGTAAAGCCTGGAACTACGGCCTGGTCCCCGCCGACAGCACGTTCACGACACTCGTAGGCAATGTCTACTTCGAACCCGGCGCACGCACGAACTGGCACACGCATCCGGCGGGGCAAATCCTGATCATTACCGATGGCGGGGGCTATCACCAGATTGAAGGCGGTCCCAAGGAGTCGCTCAAAAAAGGAGATGTGGTCAAATGCGCTCCCGGTGTGCTGCACTGGCACGGTGCGAGCCCGGGCGCCAGCATGCAGCAGCTCTACATTGTGCCCAATACCGAAAAGGGCATTGTGCAATGGAAGCAGCCGGTAACTGACAAAGAATACAACAATCAGCCATAA
- a CDS encoding helix-turn-helix domain-containing protein, with amino-acid sequence MENIKQRPVSEFNNELKLKGFNVFQIEQDGAATRVYSRKDFYKICLTTGKSKIHYSDRSFETEGTVLFFGNPHIPYSWETLSTSYVGYTCLFSEAFLNAAERTESLQHSPLFRIGGTPILNISEQQREFLNTLFQRMIEEQKADYSFKDDLMRNYINLIIHEALKLQPSENYNQQKNAAGRITSVFLELLERQFPIESAERPLQLKTAQDYAASLNMHVNYLNRAVKQVTGKPTTTHITERIITEAKALLQHTDWNISEIAYALGFEYPTYFNNFFKRITGTNPRALRIEAV; translated from the coding sequence ATGGAAAATATAAAGCAGCGACCGGTATCCGAATTCAATAACGAGTTAAAACTAAAGGGATTCAACGTATTCCAGATCGAGCAGGATGGCGCGGCAACGCGCGTGTATAGCCGCAAGGATTTCTACAAGATCTGCCTCACGACCGGTAAGAGCAAAATCCATTATTCCGACCGCAGCTTCGAAACCGAAGGTACGGTGCTGTTTTTCGGCAATCCGCATATCCCCTACTCCTGGGAAACGCTTTCTACCAGCTATGTGGGTTACACCTGCCTGTTTTCCGAAGCATTCCTGAATGCGGCGGAACGGACCGAGAGTTTGCAGCATTCGCCGCTGTTCAGGATCGGGGGCACGCCCATTCTGAACATTTCGGAGCAACAGCGGGAGTTTCTTAATACATTGTTTCAAAGGATGATAGAGGAGCAAAAGGCCGACTATTCGTTTAAAGACGACTTGATGCGCAACTACATTAACCTGATCATCCACGAAGCTTTGAAGTTGCAGCCCTCCGAGAATTATAACCAGCAGAAGAATGCCGCCGGGCGCATTACCTCCGTTTTTCTGGAACTGCTCGAAAGGCAATTTCCCATCGAGAGTGCCGAAAGGCCGTTGCAGTTAAAGACGGCACAAGACTATGCGGCGAGCCTGAATATGCACGTCAATTACCTCAACCGGGCCGTCAAACAGGTGACGGGCAAGCCCACTACTACCCACATTACCGAGCGGATCATCACCGAGGCGAAGGCGCTTTTGCAGCACACCGACTGGAACATTTCCGAGATCGCCTACGCCCTGGGTTTTGAATACCCTACCTATTTCAACAATTTTTTCAAACGGATCACCGGCACCAACCCGCGCGCGTTGCGGATCGAAGCGGTTTGA
- a CDS encoding epimerase, producing the protein MKIIITGTTGMIGEGVLIECLQHPQITQVLSVSRKPCGVEHPKLTEYIVPDFLTLQPDDPKLTGYDACFFCAGVSSVGMSEEQYERLTYDTTIAFARATGPSPQMSFVYVSGGGTDSSEKGRMHWARVKGKTENDLMKMPFKQAFGFRIGVVEPAAGQKKVLRYYKYFSWLIPLLKVLLPRTVSTMRQVAHAMINAARNGYPENVIQVKDIAILSKQDPI; encoded by the coding sequence ATGAAAATTATCATCACAGGCACGACGGGTATGATTGGCGAGGGCGTTTTGATTGAATGCCTTCAACATCCGCAGATCACCCAGGTTTTGAGCGTCAGTCGCAAACCGTGCGGCGTGGAGCATCCCAAGCTGACTGAATATATCGTTCCCGACTTTTTAACCTTGCAACCCGATGATCCCAAACTGACGGGCTATGACGCGTGCTTCTTTTGCGCGGGCGTGAGCAGCGTCGGCATGAGTGAGGAGCAGTACGAGCGGCTCACGTATGACACGACGATCGCGTTTGCACGCGCTACCGGCCCTTCTCCGCAAATGTCGTTTGTGTATGTGAGCGGCGGCGGCACCGATAGCAGCGAGAAGGGCCGTATGCATTGGGCGCGGGTGAAGGGGAAAACGGAAAACGATCTGATGAAAATGCCTTTTAAGCAGGCATTTGGCTTTCGGATCGGTGTGGTGGAGCCTGCTGCGGGACAGAAAAAGGTGCTGCGTTATTACAAATATTTCTCCTGGCTTATCCCCTTACTCAAAGTGCTGCTTCCGCGGACCGTCAGCACGATGAGGCAGGTGGCGCACGCTATGATCAATGCTGCCCGGAACGGCTACCCTGAAAACGTCATTCAGGTGAAGGATATCGCCATTTTATCCAAACAGGATCCCATTTAG
- a CDS encoding RagB/SusD family nutrient uptake outer membrane protein: MKIARSYIFLAATVLLGSCSDEFLDLRPISTPTSDNFYRTADDFKNAVNGGYAALQAGGLAGNSYVFGEITSDNTVAVASGSVTDQDEFDRFYIRTTNPFISNRWNEGYNAIARYNTILERIGGVTMDETLKNRYMAETKFLRAVVYFTLVQTFGDVPLVLKPVANPDEGYTFGRAPKADVYAQIEKDLTEAEAVLPVSYPAADNGRATKGAARAYLGKVYLTQKKYAPAAAKLKEVIDQGTYALLPSYADVFRVSNKNNKESVFDVQYKSGGAGEGNSWPNSFAPQNSGNAVIAFGGDGNNQPTLDIVNAYETGDLRKDVSVATSYVNAAGQTIPDRFIKKYHDVPVAKNDNGNNIPLIRYADVLLMYAEAVNETAYQASGEAFTYLNLVRTRAGLPNKTAANTATQQAFRLAIEQERRVELAFEGHRWFDLVRTGRAIPVLNSKKDQIRLVNELTENNLVFPIPQSQIDINRDKITQNPGY, encoded by the coding sequence ATGAAAATAGCAAGATCATACATTTTCCTCGCCGCCACGGTGCTGCTCGGCTCGTGCAGCGACGAGTTCCTGGATCTCAGGCCCATTTCGACGCCGACGAGCGATAATTTTTACCGAACCGCCGACGACTTCAAAAACGCGGTCAATGGCGGATATGCGGCTTTGCAAGCGGGAGGATTGGCTGGAAACAGCTACGTTTTCGGCGAAATCACTTCGGATAATACCGTGGCGGTTGCTTCCGGCTCGGTGACCGACCAGGACGAATTCGACCGTTTTTACATTCGTACTACCAACCCGTTCATTTCCAATCGCTGGAACGAAGGCTATAATGCGATCGCCCGCTACAACACCATTCTCGAACGCATCGGCGGTGTGACGATGGACGAAACGTTGAAAAACAGGTACATGGCCGAGACGAAGTTTTTGCGTGCGGTGGTGTATTTTACATTGGTACAAACTTTCGGCGATGTTCCGCTGGTACTGAAACCGGTTGCTAACCCCGACGAAGGTTACACCTTTGGCCGTGCCCCGAAAGCCGACGTTTACGCGCAGATAGAGAAAGACCTGACCGAAGCGGAAGCCGTGCTGCCGGTCTCCTACCCCGCTGCCGACAATGGCCGGGCCACCAAGGGCGCCGCACGTGCATATCTGGGCAAAGTGTATCTGACACAGAAAAAATATGCACCCGCAGCCGCCAAACTGAAAGAGGTGATCGACCAGGGCACTTACGCATTGCTGCCTTCCTACGCGGATGTTTTCAGGGTGTCGAACAAAAACAACAAGGAGTCCGTGTTCGATGTGCAGTACAAATCGGGTGGCGCGGGCGAAGGAAACTCGTGGCCGAACTCCTTTGCGCCTCAGAATTCGGGTAATGCGGTGATCGCATTTGGCGGCGATGGCAATAACCAGCCGACGCTGGACATTGTCAACGCTTACGAAACCGGCGACCTCCGCAAGGACGTTTCTGTGGCAACATCTTATGTCAATGCAGCCGGCCAGACCATTCCCGACCGGTTTATCAAAAAATACCACGACGTGCCCGTTGCCAAAAACGACAATGGCAACAACATCCCGCTGATCCGCTACGCCGATGTATTATTAATGTATGCCGAAGCAGTGAACGAAACCGCTTACCAGGCCAGCGGCGAAGCATTTACCTATCTGAACCTGGTACGCACCCGCGCCGGGCTACCGAACAAAACCGCCGCCAACACGGCCACCCAGCAGGCATTCCGATTGGCCATCGAGCAGGAAAGACGTGTGGAACTGGCATTCGAAGGCCACCGCTGGTTCGACCTGGTCCGCACCGGCCGCGCGATCCCGGTGCTGAATAGTAAAAAGGATCAGATCCGGCTCGTGAACGAGCTGACCGAGAATAACCTCGTTTTTCCGATCCCGCAAAGCCAGATCGATATCAACCGCGATAAGATTACGCAAAATCCCGGTTATTAA
- a CDS encoding SusC/RagA family TonB-linked outer membrane protein: MKKNLLFCSGWLIFSAGVLTHSYARAQLVAHAHKYAQEAPAQPGKPARIALPQFFKSLSSRYGVAFNYNYRLMSQKTVDASILERKTEKLETILTEALAPLDLIFEQFENKSYMIYSRPAPATPAMPERGQPSPAGLSEQSAANRADRTVRGVVKDEKGEGLPGVSVVVKGTQRGTSTNIDGTYELAVPDGPATLIFSFVGYVPQEKSIENESVVEITLQTDTKALEEVVVVGYGTQKRADVTAAISSVPMSELRDMPVSNVATALQGKIPGVVVQQNSGSPGATPAIKVRGFGSISAGNSPLIVIDGNIVNASIFANLSPNDIESMDVLKDASSTAIYGSKGSNGVILVTTKQGKSGKPSVNLDMFTGFQQVSKKLDLINSQQFAEFGKDASNNAYLDNVPGANISDPNSARPTDYLRYRYPRGEVFDWFNFDDPAKVAALPYTDYQDEIFRTGKMSSYQLSASGGSDKARYSISGGYLTQDGVIRRSAMDRYTMRANVEVNVLPTLKIGLNINPTYRVQQEVRDAGHWADNAVINSALSVMPMIPIYAADGSYTSQTAFAAPYNYPGITNPVANITEYNSQYITTNLLGNTYAELKLFKDFTYRVTGNVNFTGNRRNAYRTSRMPLNQILPPSVSTGTAFSDQGLSWLFNQTLNYSKSLRDVHNFDVLIGMESTRFQFQESQGTGSSFPNDVVETLNGSASGSTTTAVSQRLENASASYFARANYNYKGKYLVNVSVRRDGSSIFGSENRWGTFPAGSLGWRISEENFVKSISAISEAKLRVSYGLAGNNAFTNNYPYVATLRSDNYSFNNNLVNGLAPSSLANPQLGWERSQQLDAGIDVGLFGNRVFLIVDYYRRITKDLLLSVNVPTLTGFGTAVKNIGKMENKGWEFALNTRNLTKAFVWNTSLNLSLNRNKVLALGPTGDPIRSASGVGETNITQIGSPIGSFFGFKQIGVFKDQADVDSHPHDPTTRPGDVKYEDINRDGKIDANDRTIIGNNQPDFIYGMTNTFTYKGFDLNIAIQGSQGGEILNLSRRFFENLEGNANQLSTVLNRWRSPENPGDGVTPRANARTTGNNNAISTRWVEDGSYLRIQNVSLGYQLPAALISKARLQQVRIYASAQNLFTFTKYLNYNPEVSNYESAAIATTGTPLPGPLAAGVDYGSYPLARTFTLGINIGF, from the coding sequence ATGAAGAAAAACTTACTGTTTTGTAGTGGCTGGCTAATTTTTAGTGCCGGGGTGCTCACGCATTCCTACGCACGCGCCCAGTTAGTCGCTCATGCGCACAAGTATGCTCAGGAAGCACCCGCTCAGCCCGGCAAGCCTGCCCGGATAGCCTTGCCGCAGTTTTTCAAAAGCTTATCAAGCCGCTATGGCGTAGCCTTTAATTACAATTACAGGCTGATGAGCCAGAAAACGGTAGACGCATCCATCCTGGAACGTAAAACCGAAAAGCTGGAAACGATCTTAACGGAAGCCCTCGCGCCGCTCGACCTGATTTTTGAGCAGTTCGAAAACAAGTCATACATGATTTACAGCCGCCCGGCCCCGGCCACCCCGGCAATGCCCGAGCGGGGCCAGCCGTCGCCGGCAGGCCTGAGCGAACAATCGGCCGCGAACAGGGCCGACCGCACGGTGCGCGGCGTGGTAAAGGATGAAAAGGGCGAAGGACTTCCCGGTGTAAGCGTGGTCGTGAAGGGCACCCAGCGCGGGACCAGCACCAATATCGACGGAACTTACGAACTGGCGGTTCCTGACGGCCCGGCGACGCTTATTTTCAGCTTTGTCGGTTACGTACCCCAGGAGAAGAGCATCGAAAATGAAAGCGTGGTCGAGATCACATTGCAAACGGATACCAAGGCATTGGAAGAAGTGGTGGTAGTGGGTTATGGTACGCAGAAACGTGCCGATGTAACGGCCGCTATCTCGTCGGTACCGATGAGCGAACTCCGCGATATGCCGGTATCGAACGTGGCAACCGCATTGCAGGGAAAGATACCGGGCGTGGTGGTGCAGCAAAACAGCGGCTCGCCCGGCGCGACGCCCGCGATCAAGGTACGCGGATTCGGGTCTATCAGCGCGGGTAACTCACCGCTGATCGTGATCGACGGTAACATTGTGAATGCCAGCATTTTCGCCAACCTCAGCCCGAACGACATTGAAAGTATGGACGTGCTGAAAGACGCGTCGTCGACGGCCATTTACGGTTCCAAAGGCTCGAACGGTGTGATCCTCGTCACCACCAAGCAAGGCAAAAGCGGCAAGCCCAGCGTCAACCTCGATATGTTTACCGGTTTCCAGCAGGTTAGTAAAAAGCTCGACCTGATCAACTCGCAGCAGTTCGCCGAGTTCGGAAAAGATGCCTCCAACAATGCATACCTCGACAATGTGCCCGGTGCCAACATCAGCGACCCGAACAGCGCGCGTCCGACGGACTACCTGCGCTACCGCTACCCGCGGGGCGAAGTGTTCGACTGGTTCAACTTCGACGATCCTGCCAAGGTAGCGGCGCTTCCTTATACCGATTATCAGGACGAAATATTCCGCACGGGCAAAATGAGCAGCTACCAGCTTTCGGCCTCCGGCGGCAGCGACAAAGCCCGGTACAGCATCAGCGGCGGCTACCTTACGCAGGATGGTGTGATCCGGCGGTCGGCAATGGACCGGTACACCATGCGTGCCAACGTGGAAGTGAATGTGCTGCCGACATTGAAAATAGGTTTGAATATCAACCCTACTTACCGCGTCCAGCAGGAAGTGCGCGACGCGGGCCACTGGGCCGACAATGCGGTGATCAACTCGGCGCTGTCGGTAATGCCGATGATCCCGATTTATGCTGCGGATGGTTCGTACACGTCACAAACCGCATTTGCAGCGCCTTACAACTACCCCGGCATCACCAACCCCGTAGCCAACATTACCGAGTACAACAGCCAGTACATTACGACCAATCTTCTTGGAAATACTTACGCGGAACTCAAACTTTTCAAGGATTTCACCTACCGCGTAACCGGGAACGTCAATTTCACTGGCAACCGCCGCAATGCCTACCGCACGTCGCGAATGCCTCTGAACCAGATTTTGCCGCCGTCCGTCTCGACAGGTACTGCATTCTCCGACCAGGGCCTGAGCTGGTTGTTTAACCAAACCCTCAATTACAGCAAGTCACTCCGCGATGTGCATAATTTCGACGTACTGATCGGTATGGAATCGACCAGGTTCCAGTTCCAGGAAAGCCAGGGAACGGGTAGCTCCTTCCCGAACGACGTGGTCGAAACCTTGAACGGAAGCGCGAGCGGAAGCACCACCACGGCGGTTTCCCAGCGACTTGAAAATGCCTCTGCGTCCTATTTTGCCAGGGCTAACTATAATTACAAAGGGAAATACCTCGTGAATGTGTCCGTGCGCCGCGATGGTTCTTCCATTTTCGGGTCGGAAAACCGGTGGGGGACATTCCCGGCGGGATCGCTCGGATGGCGGATCAGTGAAGAGAATTTTGTTAAAAGCATTTCGGCCATTTCGGAGGCGAAACTGCGTGTGAGCTATGGTTTGGCAGGAAATAATGCATTTACAAACAACTATCCCTATGTAGCCACGCTGCGGTCCGACAATTACAGCTTCAACAATAACCTGGTGAACGGATTGGCGCCATCGTCGCTGGCCAACCCGCAGCTGGGCTGGGAACGCAGCCAGCAGCTAGACGCCGGTATCGACGTGGGATTGTTCGGCAACCGTGTATTCCTGATCGTGGATTATTACCGGCGCATCACCAAAGACCTGCTGCTATCCGTGAACGTGCCTACGCTAACCGGCTTTGGTACAGCGGTAAAGAATATTGGTAAAATGGAAAACAAAGGCTGGGAATTCGCATTGAACACCCGCAACCTGACCAAAGCGTTCGTCTGGAATACCAGCCTGAACCTTTCGTTGAACCGCAATAAAGTACTGGCACTCGGGCCCACAGGCGACCCGATCCGCAGCGCGAGCGGCGTGGGCGAAACCAACATTACCCAAATCGGATCGCCGATCGGAAGCTTCTTCGGGTTTAAACAAATCGGGGTATTCAAAGACCAGGCCGACGTGGATAGCCACCCGCACGACCCGACAACACGGCCGGGAGATGTGAAATACGAGGACATCAACCGCGACGGCAAGATCGACGCCAACGACCGGACGATCATCGGCAACAACCAGCCCGACTTCATTTACGGCATGACCAACACCTTCACCTACAAGGGTTTTGACCTAAACATAGCGATCCAGGGCTCGCAAGGCGGTGAAATCCTGAACCTGAGCCGCCGCTTTTTTGAAAACCTGGAAGGAAACGCCAACCAGCTGAGCACGGTACTGAACAGATGGCGGTCGCCCGAAAATCCCGGCGACGGCGTAACGCCCCGCGCCAATGCACGGACAACCGGTAACAACAATGCGATTTCGACGCGCTGGGTGGAAGATGGTTCCTACCTGCGCATCCAGAACGTAAGCCTTGGTTACCAGTTGCCCGCCGCGTTGATCAGCAAAGCCAGGTTGCAGCAGGTGCGCATTTATGCTTCGGCACAAAACCTTTTCACATTTACCAAATACCTCAATTACAATCCCGAGGTAAGTAACTATGAATCGGCCGCCATTGCCACCACCGGCACACCGCTTCCGGGACCATTGGCCGCCGGGGTGGATTATGGTTCGTATCCCTTGGCTAGAACTTTCACGCTGGGTATCAACATTGGATTCTGA
- a CDS encoding FecR family protein produces the protein MHQKQLQYLIRRYREGTATREERELLEMHWKQMLGTDADDGLSESQRSEQGQDLFQHIIHTVQQHEPGSFHPVRSFGRNRWVVMAASLVGILLIVGAARLWLFRPGPLEYRTAYGERKHIVLPEGSVVWLNGHSTLRYAPDSLGNRQVWLDGEAQFSVRHTANHNKFVVHMANELNVEVLGTVFNVVNRHGDVNVVLRSGAVRVVDQSRQTPDIVLKPNEMISRSRVKPVLAKAAVQAKPRLGWKDGAMYLENKQLGEIFDWISDTYGITVQCTPAFRNETFAGTIPTDSIDSYFQMIEKLYQVKARKDGQTYVIE, from the coding sequence ATGCACCAGAAGCAACTGCAGTACCTGATCCGCCGCTACCGCGAGGGCACCGCCACCCGCGAGGAACGCGAACTCCTGGAAATGCATTGGAAGCAAATGCTCGGCACCGATGCCGACGATGGTCTATCCGAATCGCAGCGGTCGGAACAAGGGCAAGATCTCTTTCAGCACATCATTCATACGGTTCAGCAGCACGAACCGGGCTCGTTCCACCCGGTAAGGTCGTTTGGCCGGAACCGCTGGGTAGTAATGGCCGCCAGTCTGGTGGGTATTCTATTGATAGTCGGCGCCGCGCGGCTGTGGTTGTTCCGTCCGGGACCGCTGGAATACCGGACTGCCTACGGCGAGCGAAAGCATATCGTGCTGCCCGAGGGTTCCGTAGTCTGGCTCAATGGCCACTCCACCTTACGCTACGCCCCCGATTCGCTGGGCAACCGCCAGGTGTGGCTCGATGGAGAAGCCCAGTTTTCGGTGCGGCACACGGCCAATCACAACAAGTTCGTGGTGCATATGGCTAACGAGCTGAACGTGGAAGTGCTCGGTACGGTATTCAATGTCGTAAACCGGCATGGCGACGTGAATGTCGTGCTCCGCTCGGGCGCGGTACGCGTAGTGGATCAATCGCGCCAAACGCCGGACATTGTCCTGAAACCCAATGAGATGATCAGCCGGAGCCGTGTGAAGCCGGTGTTGGCCAAGGCCGCCGTACAAGCGAAGCCCCGGCTCGGCTGGAAAGATGGCGCGATGTACCTGGAAAACAAACAGTTAGGAGAAATATTCGACTGGATCAGCGACACGTACGGCATTACCGTGCAATGCACGCCGGCATTCCGGAATGAAACCTTCGCCGGCACCATCCCTACCGACTCCATTGATTCTTATTTCCAGATGATTGAAAAACTCTATCAGGTAAAAGCCCGGAAAGACGGCCAAACCTATGTGATAGAATAA